A stretch of the Candidatus Krumholzibacteriia bacterium genome encodes the following:
- the udk gene encoding uridine kinase — MQRPVVIGIAGGTGSGKTTAALKVKSHFPDERVLILHQDNYYRDLAHLPLEERARINYDHPDAFEAPLLLADIETLKDGGVIESPVYDYDQHRRREQRLRLGPADIILLEGILVLENEALRRQMDIRIFIDEDGDERFMRRLERDVRERQRDPVSVIAQYRNTVKLMFQQFVEPSKRYADLIIPHGGHNDVAIDLLVVKVRDLLRRSSSTPSSRG, encoded by the coding sequence TTGCAGCGTCCCGTGGTGATCGGCATTGCCGGCGGCACCGGCTCGGGCAAGACCACCGCGGCACTCAAGGTGAAGAGTCACTTCCCCGACGAGCGGGTGCTCATCCTGCACCAGGACAACTATTACCGCGACCTCGCGCACTTGCCTTTGGAGGAGCGCGCCCGGATCAACTACGACCACCCGGACGCTTTCGAGGCGCCGCTGCTGCTCGCCGACATCGAGACCTTGAAGGACGGCGGGGTGATCGAGAGTCCGGTGTACGACTACGACCAGCACCGCCGCCGCGAGCAGCGCCTGCGGCTCGGTCCCGCCGACATCATTCTCCTCGAAGGGATCTTGGTGCTGGAGAACGAGGCGCTCCGCCGGCAGATGGACATCCGCATCTTCATCGACGAGGATGGGGACGAGCGCTTCATGCGCCGCCTGGAGCGGGACGTGCGCGAACGGCAGCGCGATCCGGTTTCCGTCATCGCCCAGTACCGGAACACGGTGAAGCTCATGTTTCAGCAGTTCGTCGAGCCCAGCAAGCGCTACGCGGACCTCATCATCCCGCATGGGGGGCACAACGACGTGGCCATCGACCTGCTGGTGGTGAAGGTGCGCGATCTCTTGCGGCGTTCGAGTTCCACCCCGAGTTCCCGAGGCTAG
- a CDS encoding phosphomannomutase/phosphoglucomutase, with translation MNRNTFREYDIRGVAGVDLDAGAMETLGRAFGTYYRARDLRRLVAARDMRLSSEEYLAALMQGLLSTGCDVIDIGLVPTPVLNYAVETLAADGGLVVTASHNPPQFNGLKSRTRTRAIFGADLQEIWKVAQEGRFASGRGAREQRPILDDYGKRIHGDVRLRRQMHVAVDCGNGTAGVIAPRLLEALGCRLEPLYCEPDGRFPHHVADPTVPEYMADLAAAVRKTGAAAGIGFDGDADRVGLVDENGRLLFGDQLLVLFARAILPQRPGAAVVFDVKCSQALVDEVRRLGGRPEMWRTGYPHIMSRMSETGAVLGGEMSGHMFFADRYYGFDDGIYAACRALEILAAADRPLSALLADLPQFVSTPEIRVDSSDEDKFRIVEAVAAHFRPKHPTIDVDGVRILFPRGWALVRASNTQPILVLRFEADSDDALAEIRGTVQAELQSLGVQAGP, from the coding sequence TTGAATCGCAACACTTTCCGCGAGTACGACATCCGCGGTGTGGCCGGCGTGGACCTGGACGCGGGGGCGATGGAAACGCTCGGCCGCGCCTTCGGCACCTACTACCGCGCCCGCGACCTGCGCCGCCTCGTCGCCGCCCGGGACATGAGACTCTCTTCCGAGGAGTACTTGGCGGCGCTAATGCAGGGTCTGCTCTCCACGGGCTGCGACGTCATCGACATCGGACTCGTGCCCACTCCGGTGCTCAACTACGCGGTCGAGACGCTCGCCGCCGACGGCGGCCTCGTCGTCACCGCGAGCCACAATCCGCCCCAGTTCAACGGCCTCAAGAGCCGTACCCGGACGCGGGCGATTTTCGGCGCGGACCTCCAGGAGATCTGGAAGGTGGCGCAAGAGGGGCGCTTTGCTTCCGGCCGCGGCGCCCGCGAGCAGCGCCCGATCCTGGACGACTACGGCAAGCGCATTCACGGCGACGTCCGCTTGCGTCGACAGATGCACGTGGCGGTGGATTGCGGCAACGGCACTGCCGGTGTCATCGCCCCTCGCCTGCTGGAAGCGCTGGGCTGCCGGCTCGAACCGCTGTACTGCGAGCCCGATGGGCGCTTCCCACACCATGTCGCCGACCCCACGGTGCCCGAGTACATGGCCGATCTCGCCGCCGCGGTGCGCAAGACCGGTGCTGCCGCCGGCATCGGTTTCGACGGCGATGCGGACCGCGTCGGCCTGGTGGACGAAAACGGTCGGCTCCTCTTCGGCGACCAGCTCCTCGTCCTCTTCGCCCGCGCCATCCTGCCGCAACGGCCTGGAGCGGCGGTGGTCTTCGACGTCAAGTGCAGCCAGGCGCTCGTCGACGAGGTGCGCCGCCTCGGCGGCCGGCCGGAGATGTGGCGCACCGGCTATCCCCACATCATGTCCCGCATGAGCGAGACCGGCGCCGTGCTCGGCGGCGAGATGAGCGGTCACATGTTCTTCGCCGATCGCTATTACGGCTTCGACGACGGCATCTACGCCGCCTGCCGGGCGCTGGAAATCCTGGCCGCAGCGGACCGCCCCCTGAGCGCTCTCCTCGCCGATCTGCCGCAGTTCGTCTCCACGCCGGAGATCCGGGTGGATTCCAGCGACGAGGACAAGTTCCGCATCGTCGAAGCGGTGGCGGCGCACTTCCGCCCGAAGCACCCGACGATCGACGTGGATGGCGTGCGCATTCTCTTCCCCCGCGGCTGGGCACTGGTGCGCGCCTCCAACACCCAGCCCATCCTGGTGCTCCGCTTCGAGGCCGACAGTGACGATGCGCTCGCGGAGATCCGCGGCACCGTGCAGGCCGAGCTGCAGAGCCTCGGCGTCCAGGCCGGCCCGTGA